The Rosa rugosa chromosome 3, drRosRugo1.1, whole genome shotgun sequence sequence AGCAAGCTAGCTAGCTCCAAAACAAAGCTAAAAGCCTAAAGCATTGACAAGGAGATTACTGAGAAAGGGAGTTCTGCTGTAATTTGATTAGGGTATAATGCATGCATGGCTTCTTTGGGAAGAAAATTAAGAACAGATCGAGACCACCCCGGCTTAAATATTCATATATAGTCAGTGTAATTGATAGTTAATGGAGCACAACCTGGCTAAAATACATATTGTTAATGGATCGAGATAAAGCAGTgttgacccaaaattgatgttaGATAGGCCAACGAATTCActtaattaaaacacaaatgATTCAACATGGCAAAAGTTGCTAGGGGACGAAGAGTTCTGGCCTCTAGCGACTAGTGGCGACTTGATTGAACATAAAGACGTCCCGCATTTTGGGATCTAAAATGAATCTTTGACCAAATTACACTCTATTattcttaaaatttttaaaCATGGAAGAAAGTGTCGAATTTCAAATTTCTACTAAAAGTTCATTCAACGAACCACCTGGGGTGGTAAGACTTGTTAGAAGGCGTAACATGAAACTCTCACATCTAGCGTTCAAGTCCCAACTTCCACCAGTTTGTGGTCATCGGTTTGAGGGGTCTTTTGATTTGTGCGCCTGCAGTCGGGAATTAGTTTAGTTTTGCTAAGATGTCCCGTAACTTCGATTTGAATACTGAGCGGATAAGTGTGTTACTAACTAAGTCTAACATAACCAAGGTGGCTTGCTACCCCgattgatataaaaaaaaaaaaaaattattcagcATTGCTGTTTTATAactttattaaattacaaaattaGAAATAAATCTTTGACTAAACCATTCTTATGTTTAAATAACATTCAATTACTCTATATAATATAAAGAAGAAAGCTCTAGAGCTTTAATTTTCCGTAAGCCATGGACGTACAAATGATAGAAGTGCgttaaccaaaacaaaaaacaaagcccCATTTTCTTTGCTAGAATACTGGTCAATGTTTAACAATTGTAGATCTAACCTAAttggaagggaaaaaaaaaaaacctaattgTTCAGTTGGGCCCAACGCCATAACGCCTAAGAATTCTTCGGGCTGGGTATTATTATTTCCAAATAGTAAACGGGCTGAGATGATCCACTTATAATTCAGCGGGGCCCAAACCCTCCAACTAACTCTTTCGGCGTGCGCTAAAATTCTTCCCTTCCCTCCAACCCCCGCGAAAATTTGATGCATTCAGTAGAGTTTTACAGCTAAGTTTGACTCCTTGCTCTTAAATTATCATAAAAAGAGTAGTGCTAACTCCCTCCTATGAATGTATTGTTATACTGAATGAGCAAATATATAATCCAAGGATCAAATCACGAAACATAAACACACACATGAATCAATATGAATATGATCTAGTGCTACATGGTTTGAGCATAATACCTGATTCTTGAATCGAAGACATCttgagttgtttcttgaatAATCACGTGTAGTTACTCAGGTCAAGGTCTTCTGCTTTTCTCTAATCTCAAGCTCCTTCAATGGGGCAGGACCTATGCTTATTGTTGTAGAGAGAACAGGGACCCCAAGCACTTAATTTATATTAGATGATTaatcctaagaatcctcccataaagataTTTCTTAAGAATCAAGTCATCCCAATAAGTGTCCTAATGTATCACTGATTTGCAGATTTCCTTGTAATCTAAGTAATGAATCCCTAACCAACAAAGCTTGATATATTTAGCTTATTTGGTCTCTAGGTATAGTACTCTTCTTACATCTCCTATTAATTAGAATATTGTTTTATCTAGGTCAGTTTACTTAATCATAGATAGTTTCTAACATGTATGGAATTTGTAATGGAGCAATGGTTTTGATTTTAACTCGCAAACCTAGTATCTTGTTTAAGTACATTCTCAGGAAAGTCAATTTTGTGGCAGATGTAGTTGCTTATAATGGTTTCGCTTCTTTGTTATCCTTATGGGAAAATGCTCTTCCCCTCATTTCTTATTCTGCTTTCCATTTTGATCAATTCGGTGTTGGTTGGTATAGGAGTTTTTTAAGTTGTAATGTTTTTCTTGCTTATaatcgaaaagaaaaaaatgtattTTATAATCTTCCGATGGTTGAAAGAGATATTAATGTGTTACCCACGTGTTTGGTTTCAGCGATGGTCACACGTGCTCACAgtcacccaatataacttgtccacgtgtatggcttgagaaatcgccacacgtgcgggggcgtgttgagaatgtatataaatataactcccacattggaaaaatataactttgcttatgagtttataaAAGTTTGGACCACTCCATCCATtaccaattgattttggatgcgaaccccagattactttatcaatgTCCTGCAATCGGACTGGTAAGATCTTCTATCAGATATGAGAATTAAGCTTTGATACAATAGTTGAAGCAAAATCATTATCCATTGAAAGAATGATGTGTACTGAAAGAAGTGGATACTTTTTAAGCTGAAATGTTATCCATAAGTTTGGTCTCTGGGCTGACGTTTCGACCCTTCCTTTTGTTTTGGTTCCGATACAGGTGCTTACTAGCAAGCTTCATCACAGAGATGACCTGAGGCTATGGGACCCGTTTTGATCTATGAAATCTCCTGACTTCGATCTCTATCTAAATCAATAGGAAGATGGGTATTCAAAAGGACTGCAAAGTGCAAACTACGATCGAGATTGGAAAACTTGGAACTTGACATACTTTCGAGTTTGCCCACCGTTACATTCACTAAACTAATAGATCTAATAGTGGGAGAATTCGCCATATACTATACTCCGAAGTGTCGTAGAGATCTGAAAGGCTCGAaacaaattttcaaaatttaattgTACGTTTCAGTTCCTCCCAATTAGAACTTTGCAGCCATGTGCATGACTGGAGAGTACGTGACTTGACAACGATAGATGTCTGTCGATGCCAACCAGGTAATTTCATCTGTCAAGCAGAAACTAGTGAATCTGACTTACCACCTACTCATCTTTGTTTGGATtaccccatatatatatatatataaccgaTGTTCAACCAGCACCAGGTGTGTCGCACATACAGCATGTGTGACGACAAAATTAAATGGTGGGTTGTAATCAATTTGTTGCACAGTTTTGAACAGGAATAAGTCACAACTGACCCTTCAAATCGAAATTTGAATGTCAAAATTCGGTGGATATGAGTATGTGACAAAGTAGTATAACATGGATTCGGTTACTGTGTGAAGTTACGAGAAGTTCATAAAACATGGATAATTGTAGATAAGAGAActtaaaaatatatacattttgGAAAACCCCTCTTCCCCAGGCAGCAATTACATACATTTCAACCAAGCTTAGACAGAATATTAAGCCACAGGGTCTCTTAATTCGTACGGAGAGGTCTTTCCCAATTCCCACCGCCCACCGGTTTAAATATCTACAAATAACTATGCTCGATCTACCAAAAAGGTAAATACTAAATCCCTCTACAACTCTACTCATCAACAGACATGTAAGCATAAACAAGCCCTAGATAGATACATTAAGTTAAGATATCAGAATAGGGGAGTGGACATCCAGGGTACCAGTGACTCTGTTAGCACGCGTTGACTACCAATCCTCCTCTATGTCATTTGCACACATTCTTCATTCTCTTTGCAGCTTTAACAAATCCCACAATCACCTGCAACTCGTCGATTTGCTACACCAATAGATCAAACAACATTTTTTAACTGTTAATGATTGGATTAAATAGCAAAATCACTCTGGACTTGGCAAGATGTAAACATGTAATGACCTACTTCTAGTTGGTTACCTAACATTCCCAACATTTTGTCACATTGTCCTCAAGTTCCACAACCAACATATAGTCATATATAAGTACTCAGAACTGGAAAAAGAATAACAATGCCAGCAATCCTAAGTACCTGTGACATGAAATGCCTCTGAACAACATCTATTAATTGCTCTTTCGATGGGTTTGGTATGGCATCAACCTATAAAATCATTCAATCATAAGAAAATATGCAACCGAAAATACAAGACAttaagtttttctttttaattttttttttataagccAAGAACAGTACAGGACAATCATTCAATCTCGGCAGGTACACCTGTTAAGTTTTGAGTACTCACAAGATTGAAATGTCGCCAATATCTCCATAGAGCAGCCATCTCCAGTTTCCCAAGGTCAATTTTCTGAACAGGGAGATTTTTCAAATTATAATCAACCTAGACCCTTGCCATCTCCCCAAATATGGAAGAGTATAGTATAAAGTCAAAAAGAGCACAGGGATGCTACTCACTGTTGATCCTGACCCTCGAGGAGTAGAAACAGAGCCCTTAGATTGTGAGTCACAAGAGAAAGATCTGCATGTAGTCTTGTGAGATGATCCACATGATTTATGCACTCTATGCCTTGATCTTTGAGATTTTTGGGTATCATCGGATGCTGGGGATGGAAAATAATAGAGGCACAATGAGAAAGAATAGTGGGGCCAGATAAAAAAGTGATAGAGAAATGAGACAATAAAGCTATAATTTTAGagacataaaaaagaaaaagtgaataCACAACGGATCCTATGTGCCAACCCCTGCCACTTTTATATAGAACATACTGTTCCAAGTTCACATTTAGAGAGGTCCCCAAAATAAGTTAACTAAAGCATGATGATAATTTATTGGAACTAATACTACTGCACCAATAGGCATAGTTGTAGTCACACAACTAACAGTACTGTGGTCAAGCACAAATTATATCAGTCATTATTCAGTTTACTTTTGAAAAGCAGATGCAAAAGATGAGATAGTATTGGCGGGTTCAAAACCCTCATTTTGTTTTGCATCACAAACAAACTCACCCATGTCTGATCCATTCCACTGGACAGTCTCAAAATCAAGGTCATCGTCATCCTCATTACCAGTAGGAGCTTCAATTACACTAAGGGCATTCCTCTGAAGCTTTACTTCTATGCCATTTGTAAGGACCTGTTTAGAATAATTAATTAGCATTCTCATGAACAGGCCTGATAAAATCCCAAAAGGTGAACAAATTTGCAGGCAATTTTCAGGACACTAtgaagtaaaataaaataaaaacactgGTAAAAATCCAATTATATATCCTCATAAGATCTAATTCACAAATCAAAATTATATCGCATACTCAATTTTCTGGATAAAACTGGGGTAGCGATTGCTTCTGGAAGTTCAAATTGTACTTTTTAAAGCTCAGATAAGAATAAAAACCAGTAATCCTTCATCCCCACCCATTGCCCACTGCCCAAAAGAAAGACAGGGAAACCTTCCTGACGAAAAGTGTAAAACAGGCTTTGGCATTTTGAGGAATAACAGAAGTTCATAAAAGAGTAAAGAACATAATCCTCCGTTTATCGAAAAAGAAAGTTAAAATAATATAATCCCCTGAATTGGTATACAAAAGGGTTGAGTCCAGATTGAATCACCGAAACAAATTTTGGGCAATGGGAAGATGTAAAATGATAGATCTCCA is a genomic window containing:
- the LOC133738687 gene encoding uncharacterized protein LOC133738687, with translation MLQAMESSVNNGGFSQFQSCGDSSEEELSVLPRHTKVVVTGNNRTKSVLVGLQGVVKKAVGLGGWHWLVLTNGIEVKLQRNALSVIEAPTGNEDDDDLDFETVQWNGSDMASDDTQKSQRSRHRVHKSCGSSHKTTCRSFSCDSQSKGSVSTPRGSGSTKIDLGKLEMAALWRYWRHFNLVDAIPNPSKEQLIDVVQRHFMSQQIDELQVIVGFVKAAKRMKNVCK